DNA from Agarilytica rhodophyticola:
TATTGAATGAACCCTATGGAATCGTCATCTCCTGAGTCACCGATACCTTTACTACCGCTTCGTGATGTTGTTGTTTATCCGCATATGGTAATCCCTTTATTTGTTGGAAGGGCGAAATCCATAGCGGCATTAGAGCGTGCTATGGCTGACGATAAACAAGTGCTTTTAGTCGCTCAAAAACACGCATCGGTTGATGAGCCTGGTAAAGATGATCTGTATGCCTGTGGCACCATTGCAGCAGTGTTGCAATTACTTAAGCTTCCTGATGGAACGGTTAAAGTTCTTGTTGAAGGTCGGCGCCGAGCGAATATCCTTGATGTTATTGAGCAGGATGAATATTTTCTGGCTGAATTTGATAATGTTGAAGATGATCAGCTCGAAACTAAATCCTTAGAAATGTTGACGCGAACACTTCTATCTAGATTTGAAAATTATGTAAATCTTAGTAAAAAAGTGCCTGCTGAAGTGATGACCTCTTTAAGCGGGATAGACGAAGCTGGGCGACTGGCGGACACTATTGCGGCGCATATGTCTTTAGAGCTTGCGCAAAAGCAAGAAATTTTAGAAATCGTTAATATTCGCGAGCGCTTAGAGCACCTTATTGGTTTGATGGAAGCTGAGGCCGATTTATTCCAGGTTGAAAAGCGCATTCGTGGCCGTGTTAAAAAGCAAATGGAGAAAAGCCAACGCGAGTATTATCTGAATGAGCAGATGAAAGCCATTCAGAAAGAATTGGGTGATATGGGAGAAGAGGGCAACGAAGGAGATGAGCTTGAGAAAAAGATCTCAGAAGTCGGCATGCCTAAGGATGCTCAAGAAAAAGCCATGTCAGAGCTTAATAAACTGCGCATGATGTCACCCATGTCGGCAGAGGCTTCTGTTGTCCGCGCCTATATTGATTGGATGGTGACAATTCCATGGACAAAGCGTAGTAAGGTGCTGCACGACTTAGAACGAGCAGAAAAAGTCCTTGAGAAAGATCACTATGGTTTAGAAGAAGTTAAAGAGCGAATTCTTGAGTATTTGGCGGTACAAAAACGGGTCAAAAAAGTAAAGGGTCCGATTTTGTGTCTGGTAGGGCCTCCAGGTGTAGGTAAAACTTCTTTAGGTGAGTCTATTGCGCGCGCAACTAATCGTAAATTTGTACGCATGGCGCTGGGTGGAGTGAGAGATGAAGCCGAAATTCGAGGTCATCGGCGAACATATATAGGTTCTATGCCAGGCAAGCTTGTTCAGAAAATGGCAAAAGTTGGAGTTAAAAATCCACTATTTTTGCTCGATGAAATAGATAAAATGGGCATGGATCATCGTGGGGATCCTGCTTCAGCCTTGTTGGAAGTGTTAGATCCTGAACAGAATTCTACGTTTAATGATCACTACCTAGAAGTGGATTACGACTTATCTGACGTGATGTTCGTCTGTACCTCAAATACCATGAATATTCCCGGGCCCCTGCTTGATCGTATGGAAGTTATTCGTATCCCCGGCTATACAGAAGATGAGAAGCTCAATATTGCCAGTCGTTACTTGATTCCTAAGCAGATGAAAAATAATGGTCTTAAGTCTGAGGAGATTAGTATCGAAGAAGCAGCCTTGAGGGATGTTATTCGCTACTATACTAGAGAGGCTGGTGTGCGAGGCTTAGATCGAGAAGTAGCCAAGTTATGCCGCAAAGTGGTAACAAAAAATGTTAAGGCCAAAGCACTAGAAAATATTACCGTTAAAGATAGCGATTTAGAAGAGTATTTAGGCGTTCGCAAGGCGGATTACGGTAAAGCAGAAAGCGAAAATCAAATTGGTCAAGTAACGGGGCTTGCGTGGACGCAGGTGGGCGGTGAGTTACTGACTATTGAGGCTTCTGGTGTTAGAGGCAAAGGGCGGTTTACTAAGACTGGCTCCCTTGGGGATGTGATGCAAGAATCTACGCAAGCCGCCATGACAGTTGTTCGCTCTCGTGCTCAAGTATTGGGGCTTGCACCAGATTTTAATGAGAAGCTCGATATCCATATTCACGTACCTGAAGGGGCTACGCCTAAAGATGGGCCCAGCGCAGGTATTGCAATGTGCACGGCTTTGGTCTCTGTTTATACAGAAATACCTGTGCGTGCAGATGTGGCGATGACGGGTGAAATAACTTTGCGCGGAGAAGTGCTCAAGATCGGAGGCTTGAAAGAAAAGTTGTTAGCAGCCCATCGGGGAGGTATTAAAGTTGTTGTTATCCCCAAAGATAATGAAGCAGATCTGCGTGATATTCCAGATAACATAAAAAGTGATTTGAGTATTCATCCTGTAAAATGGATAGATGAAGTGTTGGAAGTTGCACTACAATATATGCCGACCCCTCTTAGCGATGAGGAGTATGAAGCGCTAGAAGCCAAAGCAAATGCGATTAATAGTGATGAGAGCCGAATAAGCACACATTGATTTGATTTTTTGTAAAGACTGGTCGAAATCCAAACAGTTGCCGGATAAATATGTAAAACACCAGCAATTCGCGAATTTGATTCTTGACCGGCCAATTGGCAGTTGGTATAAAACGTAATTCGTTGTAGCTTTGGGCTCCATCGGGGCGGGGCAGAGGTAATCCAGCACAATGCTGTTTGAATATTGTTTCTTAGTGCAATTGCCTGGACGTTGAAATTTTTGATATACGAATTAGATTCGAATAATAAAAGGGGTTAATGGTGAATAAATCAGAATTGGTCGAAGCAATTGCAGGTTCTGCGGATATTTCTAAAGCGGCTGCAGGTAGAGCTTTGGATGCAATCACGGAATCAATTGCAACGGCACTTAAAGAGGGTGATCAGGTGGCGCTAGTTGGCTTTGGTACCTTTCTAGTTAAAGAGAGAGCTGCCCGTACTGGTCGTAATCCTCAAACAGGTGCTCCTATTGATATTCCTGCTGCAAAAATTCCTTCTTTTAAAGCTGGTAAAGCTTTAAAAGATGCAGTTAACTAATTTACCTAGATATATCTTTTGAATTCTCACACAAGCGATATATGCTAAAAAGTTGGAAGATAATCGAAAGGTAAACAGATAAATATTTTTAACAAATTAATCTAAAAAATAGAGGCGCATTAAATGCGCCTTTTTTTGTAAGATCAATACACTTTTTAAGGTGAAAAAATGCTACAGAAAGTACGTGAGAGCATGAAAGGCACTTTTGTCGCGACTATCGTGTTTTTATTTTTTATTGTTCCTTTGATTTTGACTGGCGTTGATGGTGGGTCGTTTCTTGGTAGTGCAGTAGGTACTGATGCAGCTTCCGTAGAGGGGAAAGCGATTTCTAATGCTGAGTTGCGTAGGGCAATTTATATGCGCAAGCAGCGCTTGTTGGATCAACAAGGTGTCGACCCTAATGCAGAATACCTTAAAGATGAAAACTTACGTGGACCTGTTCTTGAAAGCTTAACTCGCCGTGCAGCACTTATTGTTTCCGCTGAGAAAGGTGGTATGGGAGTTTCTGAGCAAGCACTTGATCAACAAATACGTGAGCGACCAGAATTTCAATTAGATGGAAAATTTGATGCCCAGACTTATCGTCGTCTGCTGTCTAATTTAGCTTTTACGCCAGCATCGTACAAAGCCGCTTTATCTGAAGATATTATTTTGGGTCAACACGCCCAAGCTATCGAGCTGTCTACATTTTCTACAGAAGAAGAGCTTAATGATTTGGTTTCACTGATTCATCAAAAAAGGTCTTTCTTTACCATTAAAGTACCAAAAACCTTAGTGGAGAAAGATGTAAAAGTAAGTGACGATGAGATAAATACCTACTATGAAGAAAATAAAAACACCTTTGTAGAAGATGAAAGCTTATCTGTTTCTTATGTCGAATTATCAGCTGCAAATATCGCGCAAACTATCGATATTGATCCGCAAGCAGTTAAACAACAGTATGAAGCAGAATTAGCAGATTTTAAGAAAACTCAACAATATGAAATAGCGCATATTTTGCTTGAAGAGAAAGATGGTCAACAAGCTTTAGTGGACGAGGTTTCTCAGAAGATAAAAGATGGTGATGATTTTGCCGAGCTTGTTAGCAAATACTCTGACGATAGTGGTTCAAAAGATAGCGGTGGTAACCTAGGGGT
Protein-coding regions in this window:
- a CDS encoding SurA N-terminal domain-containing protein; amino-acid sequence: MLQKVRESMKGTFVATIVFLFFIVPLILTGVDGGSFLGSAVGTDAASVEGKAISNAELRRAIYMRKQRLLDQQGVDPNAEYLKDENLRGPVLESLTRRAALIVSAEKGGMGVSEQALDQQIRERPEFQLDGKFDAQTYRRLLSNLAFTPASYKAALSEDIILGQHAQAIELSTFSTEEELNDLVSLIHQKRSFFTIKVPKTLVEKDVKVSDDEINTYYEENKNTFVEDESLSVSYVELSAANIAQTIDIDPQAVKQQYEAELADFKKTQQYEIAHILLEEKDGQQALVDEVSQKIKDGDDFAELVSKYSDDSGSKDSGGNLGVMIADTFPEAFENAVYSLEEGQVSAPVVTEAGTHFIKVIAKKVTEPPTFDERKEAIADAMKLAEAEEIYAQNLDRLGELTFSAADLADAAKELNLEVKTTEPFSRNRGTDIAINSNVRDAAYSEEVLSNGYNSSVLEISNTASVVLRKAVHKPERIKGLDEVKEVVTQNLTNKKIDEALSEISSNLKDKLVAGESAEQLAKADEYEYKAFDKSERSSSEAGFQAVNKAFSMSLAEGSASYDHVVDRDGGHIVLGLTEIIPGHRSDMKDQQFQGLTAQLNGQNANFETSSYESQVVAEADIDIH
- a CDS encoding HU family DNA-binding protein, translating into MNKSELVEAIAGSADISKAAAGRALDAITESIATALKEGDQVALVGFGTFLVKERAARTGRNPQTGAPIDIPAAKIPSFKAGKALKDAVN
- the lon gene encoding endopeptidase La, whose product is MESSSPESPIPLLPLRDVVVYPHMVIPLFVGRAKSIAALERAMADDKQVLLVAQKHASVDEPGKDDLYACGTIAAVLQLLKLPDGTVKVLVEGRRRANILDVIEQDEYFLAEFDNVEDDQLETKSLEMLTRTLLSRFENYVNLSKKVPAEVMTSLSGIDEAGRLADTIAAHMSLELAQKQEILEIVNIRERLEHLIGLMEAEADLFQVEKRIRGRVKKQMEKSQREYYLNEQMKAIQKELGDMGEEGNEGDELEKKISEVGMPKDAQEKAMSELNKLRMMSPMSAEASVVRAYIDWMVTIPWTKRSKVLHDLERAEKVLEKDHYGLEEVKERILEYLAVQKRVKKVKGPILCLVGPPGVGKTSLGESIARATNRKFVRMALGGVRDEAEIRGHRRTYIGSMPGKLVQKMAKVGVKNPLFLLDEIDKMGMDHRGDPASALLEVLDPEQNSTFNDHYLEVDYDLSDVMFVCTSNTMNIPGPLLDRMEVIRIPGYTEDEKLNIASRYLIPKQMKNNGLKSEEISIEEAALRDVIRYYTREAGVRGLDREVAKLCRKVVTKNVKAKALENITVKDSDLEEYLGVRKADYGKAESENQIGQVTGLAWTQVGGELLTIEASGVRGKGRFTKTGSLGDVMQESTQAAMTVVRSRAQVLGLAPDFNEKLDIHIHVPEGATPKDGPSAGIAMCTALVSVYTEIPVRADVAMTGEITLRGEVLKIGGLKEKLLAAHRGGIKVVVIPKDNEADLRDIPDNIKSDLSIHPVKWIDEVLEVALQYMPTPLSDEEYEALEAKANAINSDESRISTH